A stretch of DNA from Streptomyces diastaticus subsp. diastaticus:
CGACCGTTCCACCGTTACCCGCGCGATCGGAGAGATGCGCGGGCTCCTGGCCGAACGCGGATGCGCAGTCCCTGACCGTCCTGGCCTGCGGCTTCGGACCCTGGCGGATGTGTTCGCCTACGCCCAGGCCGAAGGCATCGAGCTGCGGCTGGATGCCACCGAGATCCAGGTCCGCCGGCCCGCAGCCGGCCGCGGCGGACGCCGGGCGTTCGTCTCGGGCAAGAAGAAGCAGAACACGATGAAGGCCACTATCGTCGCCGACCATCAGGGCCGCACTCTCTGGACCGACGCCCTGCGGCCAGGCCGGATGCCCGATGCGACCGCCCCACGCAACGAAGGTATCGGAATCTGTTTCCAGCACTTCCCGGACGTGGAAGTGCTTCTGGACGACGGCTACCTCGGTCTCCGGCGTGACCACCCCGGCCAGGCGATCACACCGCCCAGAAAGCCAAACAAGATCGCTTTGCCGCACGTGCACGCCGCCAGAGACGAGGCCCGGCACCGACACTCATCGAAGCGCATCACTGTCGAGCACGCGCTTGCCGACCACAAGCGCTGGAAGCAGCTGTCCCGCTGGATGCACCGGCGAGAGGCCCTGCCCGACACCTACCGGGCCATCGCCGGCCTCGTCTCCGACCGAACCGCCAACGCGTAACCACGACCCT
This window harbors:
- a CDS encoding transposase family protein — protein: MIQSVVITVDRNVLAHQLFTGVFRQHLACLVEELAGPWQAMIEGRRHEARGGARKREAGAGARHRLVFVDRLVVTLIHLRHDLPHSVLALLAGVDRSTVTRAIGEMRGLLAERGCAVPDRPGLRLRTLADVFAYAQAEGIELRLDATEIQVRRPAAGRGGRRAFVSGKKKQNTMKATIVADHQGRTLWTDALRPGRMPDATAPRNEGIGICFQHFPDVEVLLDDGYLGLRRDHPGQAITPPRKPNKIALPHVHAARDEARHRHSSKRITVEHALADHKRWKQLSRWMHRREALPDTYRAIAGLVSDRTANA